A part of Astyanax mexicanus isolate ESR-SI-001 chromosome 2, AstMex3_surface, whole genome shotgun sequence genomic DNA contains:
- the fgf6b gene encoding fibroblast growth factor 6b translates to MAREAEARWPPTSLLLLCFLVGLVVSEPAAAGGTNGTSLERRWESLFSRSVLGGITGERADLNWESDYLLGIKRVRRLYCNVGIGFHLQVLPDGRINGAHNENQYSLIEISTVERGVVSLYGVKSELFVAMNSRGRLYGTRTFKSECKFKETLLPNNYNAYESSIYKGFYIALSKHGRVKRGNKASTSMTVTHFLPRI, encoded by the exons ATGGCCCGCGAGGCCGAGGCGCGCTGGCCGCCGACCTCGCTCCTTCTCCTGTGTTTCCTCGTCGGGCTCGTGGTGTCGGAGCCGGCGGCGGCGGGCGGGACTAACGGGACGTCGCTGGAGCGGCGCTGGGAGAGCCTGTTCTCGCGCTCCGTGCTGGGGGGGATCACCGGCGAGCGAGCGGACCTGAACTGGGAGAGCGACTATCTGCTGGGCATCAAGAGAGTGCGGAGGCTGTACTGCAACGTGGGCATCGGGTTTCACCTGCAGGTCCTGCCGGACGGCCGGATAAACGGTGCACATAATGAGAACCAGTACA GTCTGATAGAGATTTCCACTGTGGAGCGAGGGGTGGTTAGTCTGTACGGCGTGAAAAGCGAGCTCTTTGTCGCAATGAACAGCAGGGGAAGGCTGTACGGAACG CGTACCTTTAAGTCTGAGTGCAAGTTCAAGGAGACCTTGCTGCCAAATAACTATAATGCCTATGAGTCTTCCATTTACAAAGGATTCTACATTGCTCTCAGCAAACATGGCAGAGTGAAGAGAGGCAACAAGGCCAGTACCTCTATGACAGTCACGCACTTCCTCCCTCGAATATGA